Within Limisalsivibrio acetivorans, the genomic segment GGGAGAGTAGTATAATGGGATACATAAGCACCCCTCCCTTCTCTATAAGCTCTAAAAAAGAGTCGAACATCGTGCCCTCCTTATCTGAGACTCTTCAGTTTCTTTTCTAACACCGAGGCTTCCTTCTCACGCCCCAGCTTCTTATATATATCCACCGTTCTTTCAAGACTCCTCTTGCTGTAGTCGGAATCGGGGAAGAGGTAGTGGCTCTTCATATAGAACCTTGCGCCCTCCTTGAAGTTCTCTTTTTCCTCAAGAAGTCTTCCAAGCTGGAAGTATGCCGCAGGCATTATGCGGGCGTTGCGGCTGAGAACCATATCACGCACAAGCCCTTCGTTATTTACAAGCTGTTCGTCCGAAAGGAGTGAGAAGTATCTTTCAATTCCCCTATAGTACAGCTCCTCATCCTTACCCATAAAGTAACGGGCGGAACGCAGAACTGAGGCTGGGCTTGAGGAAATCTCAAGTATGCGGCTGTGTGCCAAATCGCCGAAACGCATTGAATCGGAGGCAAGCTCTTCGTATATCCTGAGCGACTCTTTCTTATCCTTAGCTTCGAGGCAGTCCGCCTTTAGGAAAAGGGCATCCTCACGTGACTCCCCCCTCTCGATAAGCCTTTCGGCATCGTTAACACACTGCTCAACCCTGCCCGTCTCTTTGAAGAGGCGTCCTCTGAGCAGATAGCCCTCACCAAGGTATGTGGACTCGGGAAACTCGGAGAAGAAGCGGTTCACAAGCCTTGTGGCAAGACCGGTTTCGCCGATATCTATGGCGAGCCTGGCCGCCTGCAGGATGAGGAAGTCCTTCTTCTCAAAACGCTGCTCCAATGTGAGGATACGTGAGCCCGTTTCGAGGAACCTGTCCTTCTCGTTCTGTGCCGCATATATGGAGAGAAGCCCGTAAACGGAATCGAACATCTCATAATCTCTTGTTATCAGCTCGGAATAAAGCTTCTCCGCCTCGTCATAGCGTTTGAGGGAGGAGAGGGTCTTTGCCTTAAGGAGCATATATCGGGAGCTGGAACGGTCCTTGTTGCCGATGAGGTTAAGTACCTGCTGATACTCACCGGCAAGGAAAAGGTTCTCCACGATGGTTTTGTAGAACCGGTCGCTTTCGGCGTTTCTTTCGAATACGGCAGATGCCTCCTCGTTTCTTCCCAGTTTCAGGTAGGTAAGCATGAGGAGGTAGTCCGAATCCTCCGTCGGCTTCTGGATGGAGGTAAGCTCCCTGAGAGCCGCTTCGTACTGCTTTCTATTATAGTCCACAGTCCCTCTGAGCATATGCGCCTGATCACCCTCAAGCCCAGTGAGCAGACCGTCCGCCGCACTGTACTGCTTGCGGCTGATGAAAATCTCAGCTTTTAGAAGCTTGCAGTGAGGCTCGAAGCAATCTTCTATTAGGACTAGGGCATCGTTCTGTCTCCCCTTAAGGTTATAGAGCTGGGCGAGCATGAACCGGCTTGTCCGCACCTTTTCCTCATCCTCGCCGTTATCGATGTATTTAAGAAATAGAAACTCCGCACGTGAAGGGTCGAACCGGACATAGGTGAGCCCCCGATAGTAGTATGCGGTGTTTATGAGGTTTTTGTTGAATATGATCATATCCAGATACTCCGCCGCTTCTCTCGGTTCACCCTTTGCAAGACGGGACAGACCTACATAGAAATTGACGTAATCGGAGTTCACCTTTGAGTCGAAATCCAGATTTCCGGCGAAGCTTCCATCCAGTTCGGGGAAGTTCCGGGAGACGTAGTAAAAGAATATATTAAGCCGATTCTCATCGCTCTTCACCTTATCGAGATAACTAACGGCCTCCGCATTATTACCCCTCAGGATGGCGAGCTTTGCCGAGAGAACAGCCTTCGTCTCCCCTTCGGGGATCTTGGTTACGATATCTGCCGCCTCGGCATCCCTCCCCTCTGCAAGCATCGTGTCAGCGATTACAGGGCGTGTATTCTCCGTAGCCTTATCCGCCATGGACATAACCTTGCCCCGCTCCCCAAGGGAGTAGTGCGCCATGATCTTGAAGTCGTACAGGGAGGGGTTCTCCTCCGCCAGTGCCTCATGCCTCTGGGATGTTTCGATGATCTCATTATATTCCTTTTTCTGCATGAGCGAATAGAGGAATGTATAGAGGGAGTAGTCTGTGAACACGGGATACTCACGCCCCGTTTCTATGATAGAGTCGTAGTCCTTTATGCCGAAATAGTACGAATAGAGCCTGTCCGCTGCTATCTCGCCTATCTCCCCACCTTCGAGGGCTACCTCTTTAAGGGAGGCCAAACTGGACGAGATATTTCCCGTTTCAATGCCCGAAAGGGCAGCGATGAATTTTGATTCCTGCAGATAGCCGGAACCTACAAGCTTTTCCTGATACTTGTTCCACGATTCAACAACGGCAAGGTGGCGGCCGTTCAGATACGCCTTCACGATATTGTTACGGTACGCCTTGGGCCCCACGAAGACGGAGGAAAGACCTGTTCCGAAGCCTCCGGAGTATATTCCTCCCGGTTCATCGGTTTCATAGTCCTTCCCCTCACCCTCGTTCAGCTTAAACCGCTCCTGCTTGATATAGGTATCAAAGCTGGAGCTCACGTTGAAGTTAAGGGATACGTCCATGAATGTGGGACGTATATCGAATGCGGCGATCTCTTCCCCGGTAAAGGAAAATTCGGGGACGAGCACCTCGGCCCTTGCTGAAATGCTCAGCAGAAATATAAACAAAAAGGTTTTAAAGAGTCTCATTCCTTGGATTGTTTCTCCTCGGGTGAAGTCGGGTTCATATCTGAACACCCCCCATCACACCCGAATATACCGCTGAATGAGGCAACAACAATGGTTAGAATTATGAATTTTTTAAGCAAACTCACCGCCGTCCTCCTGCTCACACAGCTTACCGTAGGTGTCATGGCATGTCATATCATACATAAGAGGGGTTACGGATACGTAACCGTCGTTCAGTATCTTATCGTCAGAATTCTCTCTGGTGTCTCGCTTGTGCTCTTCCCCCACCATCCAGTAATAGGTGTTCCCCTTGGGGTCTTCCCTTTTGGCGAAGGTGTCGAGATAGGTGGTGTTCCCCTGTATGGAGTACTTCCACCCCTTTATCTCATCGTAAGGAAGGAGCGGGACATTAACATTAAGAAGCAGACTGCGGGGGTCTTCCATGGCATGAACCTTCCTTGCAAAGAAAGCGGCAACAGTAGCCGCTGGCTCAAAATCGGCTCCCTTCGCCTTCGGAAGGCTGACAGCGATAGACTTTATACCCAGCATTGCACCTTCGGTAGCTGCTGAAACTGTCCCTGAATATATCACATTTGTCGATAAATTAGCACCGTAATTTATGCCGGAAACCACAAGATCCGGCGTTTCGTCCATGATATGGCTAACAGCGAGCTTAACGCAGTCCGCAGGTGTTCCCTTTATACCAGTACCAAAAAACTTGCCGAATTTATAGAAGTCTTCGGTTCTAAGCGGGTCGGATATAGTTATGGCATGCCCTACAGC encodes:
- a CDS encoding tetratricopeptide repeat protein encodes the protein MRLFKTFLFIFLLSISARAEVLVPEFSFTGEEIAAFDIRPTFMDVSLNFNVSSSFDTYIKQERFKLNEGEGKDYETDEPGGIYSGGFGTGLSSVFVGPKAYRNNIVKAYLNGRHLAVVESWNKYQEKLVGSGYLQESKFIAALSGIETGNISSSLASLKEVALEGGEIGEIAADRLYSYYFGIKDYDSIIETGREYPVFTDYSLYTFLYSLMQKKEYNEIIETSQRHEALAEENPSLYDFKIMAHYSLGERGKVMSMADKATENTRPVIADTMLAEGRDAEAADIVTKIPEGETKAVLSAKLAILRGNNAEAVSYLDKVKSDENRLNIFFYYVSRNFPELDGSFAGNLDFDSKVNSDYVNFYVGLSRLAKGEPREAAEYLDMIIFNKNLINTAYYYRGLTYVRFDPSRAEFLFLKYIDNGEDEEKVRTSRFMLAQLYNLKGRQNDALVLIEDCFEPHCKLLKAEIFISRKQYSAADGLLTGLEGDQAHMLRGTVDYNRKQYEAALRELTSIQKPTEDSDYLLMLTYLKLGRNEEASAVFERNAESDRFYKTIVENLFLAGEYQQVLNLIGNKDRSSSRYMLLKAKTLSSLKRYDEAEKLYSELITRDYEMFDSVYGLLSIYAAQNEKDRFLETGSRILTLEQRFEKKDFLILQAARLAIDIGETGLATRLVNRFFSEFPESTYLGEGYLLRGRLFKETGRVEQCVNDAERLIERGESREDALFLKADCLEAKDKKESLRIYEELASDSMRFGDLAHSRILEISSSPASVLRSARYFMGKDEELYYRGIERYFSLLSDEQLVNNEGLVRDMVLSRNARIMPAAYFQLGRLLEEKENFKEGARFYMKSHYLFPDSDYSKRSLERTVDIYKKLGREKEASVLEKKLKSLR
- the surE gene encoding 5'/3'-nucleotidase SurE — translated: MKILLTNDDGIYTDGIYQLYLKLTEFADVTVVAPITEQSAVGHAITISDPLRTEDFYKFGKFFGTGIKGTPADCVKLAVSHIMDETPDLVVSGINYGANLSTNVIYSGTVSAATEGAMLGIKSIAVSLPKAKGADFEPAATVAAFFARKVHAMEDPRSLLLNVNVPLLPYDEIKGWKYSIQGNTTYLDTFAKREDPKGNTYYWMVGEEHKRDTRENSDDKILNDGYVSVTPLMYDMTCHDTYGKLCEQEDGGEFA